The following proteins come from a genomic window of Kitasatospora sp. NBC_01246:
- a CDS encoding DUF1453 domain-containing protein, which translates to MTGLVNVLVIIAVVALVLRRQLSPQRLDTERRFWVLPLVLAVLALRDPGLVDGAHRALSIGLTAASLLVVLAMGCVWGWTVRIWRGEDGALWTRATKATGAAWAGMVVVRIGLYGLGAALHVHQSGSALMLGLAALLVVRTVVVNWRARELATPYRAGVAG; encoded by the coding sequence ATGACCGGCCTCGTCAACGTCCTCGTGATCATCGCGGTGGTCGCCCTGGTGCTCCGCCGCCAGCTGAGCCCGCAGCGCCTCGACACCGAGCGCCGGTTCTGGGTGCTGCCGCTGGTCCTCGCCGTGCTCGCGCTGCGCGACCCGGGCCTGGTCGACGGTGCCCACCGGGCCCTCTCGATCGGGCTGACCGCCGCCTCGCTGCTGGTGGTGCTGGCGATGGGCTGCGTCTGGGGCTGGACCGTCCGGATCTGGCGCGGCGAGGACGGCGCGCTCTGGACCCGCGCCACCAAGGCCACCGGGGCGGCCTGGGCCGGCATGGTCGTCGTCCGGATCGGTCTGTACGGACTGGGCGCGGCGCTGCACGTCCACCAGAGCGGCAGCGCGCTGATGCTCGGGCTCGCCGCGCTGCTGGTGGTCCGGACCGTCGTGGTGAACTGGAGGGCGCGGGAGCTGGCGACGCCGTACCGCGCGGGCGTGGCCGGCTGA
- a CDS encoding sensor histidine kinase: MPGWSWTGWPAREGLERDAESPARRVLTLIGRTVLLVTLGWGTFSRGGYTGWAVAAAAAALAAVVLLTAAFLRAARAQLLRPALALAAALIGTAWVAEWGRAHLLADFVWGGLALTALVRLPAGAALATAAAAFGSYTAASWESWLGILATVGGLTLLGYLLRMDGEARGTARRLLAQERAARAAEAESAALAERARIAREIHDVLAHSLSAQLVHLEAARLMLDAGTDREQVRERVVAARRMAQDGLAETRQALSALRGEFTPVGEFLVELTGRERAAFTVTGTPRPLPAEAGLAVRRTAQEALTNVRKHAPGARCALELRYLPDAVELEVRNTRPGRGESAGGLAATGSGYGLLGMRERAELLGGTLLAGPDEGGWRVLLRVPV; encoded by the coding sequence GTGCCCGGGTGGAGCTGGACCGGCTGGCCGGCCCGCGAGGGGTTGGAGAGGGACGCGGAGAGCCCGGCCCGGCGGGTCCTGACGCTGATCGGCCGGACGGTCCTGCTCGTGACCCTGGGCTGGGGGACGTTCTCCCGCGGCGGGTACACCGGCTGGGCGGTGGCCGCGGCGGCGGCCGCGCTGGCCGCGGTGGTCCTGCTGACGGCCGCCTTCCTGCGGGCCGCCCGCGCGCAGCTGCTGCGGCCCGCGCTCGCCCTGGCCGCCGCCCTGATCGGCACCGCCTGGGTCGCCGAGTGGGGGAGGGCCCACCTGCTGGCCGACTTCGTCTGGGGCGGGCTGGCCCTGACCGCGCTGGTCCGGCTGCCCGCCGGCGCCGCGCTGGCCACGGCGGCGGCCGCGTTCGGCAGTTACACGGCCGCCAGCTGGGAGAGCTGGCTGGGGATCCTCGCCACGGTGGGCGGGCTCACCCTGCTCGGCTACCTACTGCGGATGGACGGCGAGGCACGTGGCACCGCCCGGCGGCTGCTGGCCCAGGAACGGGCCGCGCGGGCCGCCGAGGCGGAGAGCGCGGCGCTCGCCGAGCGGGCCAGGATCGCCCGCGAGATCCACGACGTCCTGGCCCACAGCCTCTCCGCGCAGCTCGTCCACCTGGAGGCGGCCCGACTGATGCTGGACGCGGGCACCGACCGGGAGCAGGTCCGCGAACGGGTGGTGGCGGCGCGGCGGATGGCGCAGGACGGCCTGGCCGAGACCCGGCAGGCGCTTTCCGCGCTGCGCGGCGAGTTCACCCCGGTCGGCGAGTTCCTGGTGGAGCTGACCGGGCGCGAGCGGGCGGCGTTCACCGTCACCGGGACCCCGCGCCCGCTCCCCGCCGAAGCGGGGCTCGCGGTCCGGCGCACAGCGCAGGAGGCTCTGACCAACGTGCGCAAACACGCCCCCGGCGCACGCTGCGCGCTGGAACTGCGCTACCTGCCCGACGCGGTGGAGCTGGAGGTGCGCAACACCCGCCCGGGCCGCGGCGAATCGGCCGGTGGGCTGGCGGCCACCGGCAGCGGGTACGGTCTGCTGGGGATGCGCGAACGCGCGGAACTGCTCGGCGGCACCCTGCTGGCGGGCCCGGACGAGGGAGGGTGGCGCGTGCTGTTGCGGGTGCCGGTGTGA
- a CDS encoding response regulator, with protein MLLGLLPGIEVVGAAADGEEAVELVERHRPDVVLMDLRMPRCDGVEATRRIRAAHPETEVVVLTTYADDESLFPALQAGARGYLTKDAGGDEIARAIADVRSGAAGLSPQVQLRLLERLAGGAQQATAPGGWDASHGGGRGGGGGAGRSGPAGPGAGRPAELPDGLTAREAEVLALIAEGLSNTEIARRLFVSPATVKTHINNLFAKSGVRDRAQAVAYAFRHGFTGTQQ; from the coding sequence ATGCTGCTCGGCCTGTTGCCGGGCATCGAGGTGGTGGGCGCCGCCGCCGACGGCGAGGAGGCCGTCGAGCTGGTCGAGCGGCACCGCCCGGACGTCGTCCTGATGGACCTGCGGATGCCGCGCTGCGACGGGGTCGAGGCCACCCGCCGGATCCGGGCGGCGCACCCGGAGACCGAGGTCGTCGTGCTGACCACCTACGCCGACGACGAGTCGCTCTTCCCCGCCCTGCAGGCGGGGGCGCGCGGCTACCTCACCAAGGACGCCGGCGGCGACGAGATCGCCCGGGCCATCGCAGACGTCCGCTCGGGCGCCGCCGGGCTCTCGCCGCAGGTGCAGCTGCGCCTGCTGGAGCGGCTGGCGGGCGGTGCGCAGCAGGCCACCGCGCCGGGCGGGTGGGACGCGTCGCACGGCGGCGGGCGTGGCGGTGGCGGTGGTGCGGGCCGGTCCGGTCCGGCCGGGCCCGGAGCGGGGCGCCCGGCGGAGCTGCCGGACGGGCTGACCGCCCGCGAGGCCGAGGTGCTGGCACTGATCGCGGAGGGCCTCTCCAACACCGAGATCGCCCGTCGGCTGTTCGTCAGCCCGGCCACCGTGAAGACGCACATCAACAATCTGTTCGCCAAGTCCGGGGTGCGGGACCGCGCCCAGGCGGTCGCGTACGCCTTTCGCCACGGGTTCACCGGTACGCAGCAGTAG
- a CDS encoding DUF485 domain-containing protein: MPAPVPPVEAPSAVDSSEVYRAVQGSDAFQEIKRSYRAFVLPVSGAFLGWYLLYVAAQAGAPGLMRSQVAGPVNVAWLLGLLQFASTFLLTWLYARNARTKRDRAALGLRWDTQDQLR; the protein is encoded by the coding sequence GTGCCGGCTCCCGTGCCGCCGGTCGAGGCCCCGTCGGCCGTCGACAGCAGCGAGGTGTACCGCGCCGTCCAGGGCAGCGACGCGTTCCAGGAGATCAAGCGCAGCTACCGGGCCTTCGTCCTCCCGGTCAGCGGGGCGTTCCTCGGCTGGTACCTGCTGTACGTCGCCGCCCAGGCCGGCGCGCCCGGGCTGATGCGCAGCCAGGTCGCCGGCCCGGTCAACGTGGCCTGGCTGCTCGGCCTGCTGCAGTTCGCCTCGACCTTCCTGCTCACCTGGCTCTACGCCCGCAACGCTCGCACCAAGCGGGACCGGGCCGCGCTGGGCCTGCGCTGGGACACCCAGGACCAGCTGCGATGA
- a CDS encoding solute symporter family protein: protein MRTATPPPVAPAGDHHDLAIVLFAVIVLVTLGITLWVGRRGSAAEDFYAGGRDFTPLQNGFALSGDYLSAASFLGVAGLIALYGYDGVLYSIGFLVAWLVVLMLVAELVRNAGRYTLADVLALRLRRRKVRAAAGGASVVVTLLYLVAQMVGAGSLVALLLGTSSTQARTWTIVAVGGLMIVYVTVGGMRATTWIQIVKAFLLIAGSVLLTVLLMVRFHGDVGELMRQAAQHSGAGQRYLEPGLKYGASFTSRLDFFSLGLALVLGTAGLPHILSRFYTVPTARAARRSTMWAIGLVGGFYLMAIALGLGATALVGSAEVRHANAAGNTAVPLLALVLGGGNGSTGGVVLFALISAIAFATILAVVAGLTLASSAAFAHDIWAGAWRGRPRRRRGGVPASRRARREASEREEVGVARIAAVGIGAVAIALSLFAQQLNVAFLVGLAFAVAASANLPVLLYTLFWRRFTPRGAVWSVYGGLIPAIVLVTFSPVVSGTKVALFPGVDFHWFPLENPGLVSIPLGFLAGWIGTLTSPEPADADRYAELEVRSLTGAGAA from the coding sequence ATGAGGACCGCGACCCCGCCTCCCGTCGCCCCCGCCGGCGACCACCACGACCTGGCCATCGTGCTCTTCGCCGTCATCGTCCTGGTCACCCTGGGCATCACCCTCTGGGTGGGCCGCCGGGGCAGCGCCGCCGAGGACTTCTACGCCGGCGGCCGTGACTTCACCCCGCTGCAGAACGGCTTCGCGCTCTCCGGCGACTACCTCTCCGCCGCCTCCTTCCTCGGCGTCGCCGGGCTGATCGCGCTGTACGGCTACGACGGCGTGCTCTACAGCATCGGCTTCCTGGTCGCCTGGCTGGTGGTGCTGATGCTGGTCGCCGAGCTGGTCCGCAACGCCGGCCGGTACACCCTGGCCGACGTGCTGGCGCTGCGCCTGCGGCGGCGCAAGGTCCGGGCGGCGGCCGGCGGCGCCAGCGTCGTCGTCACCCTGCTCTACCTGGTCGCCCAGATGGTCGGCGCGGGCAGCCTGGTCGCCCTGCTGCTCGGCACCAGCAGCACCCAGGCCCGGACCTGGACCATCGTGGCGGTGGGCGGTCTGATGATCGTCTACGTCACGGTCGGCGGGATGCGGGCCACCACCTGGATCCAGATCGTCAAGGCCTTCCTGCTGATCGCGGGCTCGGTGCTGCTCACCGTGCTGCTGATGGTCCGCTTCCACGGGGACGTCGGTGAGCTGATGCGGCAGGCCGCCCAGCACAGCGGCGCCGGGCAGCGGTACCTGGAGCCGGGGCTCAAGTACGGGGCGAGCTTCACCAGCCGGCTGGACTTCTTCAGCCTCGGCCTCGCCCTGGTGCTGGGCACCGCGGGCCTGCCGCACATCCTGTCCCGCTTCTACACGGTGCCCACCGCCCGGGCTGCCCGGCGCTCGACGATGTGGGCGATCGGGCTGGTCGGCGGCTTCTACCTGATGGCCATCGCGCTCGGCCTGGGCGCCACCGCGCTGGTCGGCTCGGCGGAGGTCCGGCACGCCAACGCGGCGGGGAACACGGCCGTCCCGCTGCTGGCCCTCGTCCTCGGCGGCGGCAACGGCAGCACCGGCGGGGTGGTGCTGTTCGCGCTGATCTCGGCGATCGCCTTCGCCACCATCCTGGCCGTGGTCGCCGGGCTGACGCTCGCCTCCTCGGCCGCGTTCGCCCACGACATCTGGGCGGGCGCCTGGCGGGGGCGCCCGCGCCGTCGGCGGGGCGGCGTGCCGGCCTCCCGGCGGGCCCGCCGGGAGGCGTCCGAGCGCGAGGAGGTCGGCGTCGCCCGGATCGCGGCGGTGGGGATCGGGGCGGTCGCGATCGCGCTCAGCCTCTTCGCCCAGCAGCTGAACGTGGCCTTCCTGGTCGGCCTAGCCTTCGCCGTCGCCGCCTCGGCCAACCTGCCGGTGCTGCTGTACACGCTGTTCTGGCGGCGGTTCACCCCGCGCGGCGCGGTCTGGTCGGTGTACGGCGGGCTGATCCCGGCGATCGTCCTGGTGACCTTCTCGCCGGTGGTCTCCGGGACCAAGGTGGCGCTCTTCCCGGGGGTGGACTTCCACTGGTTCCCGCTGGAGAACCCGGGCCTCGTCTCCATCCCGCTGGGCTTCCTGGCCGGCTGGATCGGCACCCTCACCTCGCCCGAGCCGGCCGACGCGGACCGCTACGCCGAGCTGGAGGTCCGCTCCCTCACCGGAGCCGGCGCGGCCTGA
- a CDS encoding response regulator encodes MIDVLVVDDDFRVADVHAAYVAKVPGFRVTGTAHSAGQALAALERRPVDLLLLDHHLPDETGLALVRRLRERQVACDVMMVTAARDVSTVHAAMQHGALQYLVKPFSFAGLREKLVAYAQLRHALAGPAAREAGQDEVDRLFATLRGTAAPAAALPKGHSAPTTDLVLGVLRRAGRPLCAQEVADATGLSRSTAQRYLKQLERDSRLRLTLRYGDTGRPEHRYVLAVRA; translated from the coding sequence ATGATCGACGTACTCGTGGTGGACGACGACTTCCGGGTCGCCGACGTGCACGCCGCGTACGTGGCCAAGGTGCCCGGCTTCCGGGTCACCGGCACCGCGCACTCGGCCGGCCAGGCGCTCGCCGCGTTGGAACGCCGCCCGGTGGACCTGCTGCTGCTCGACCACCACCTGCCGGACGAGACCGGCCTCGCCCTGGTGCGGCGCCTGCGCGAACGGCAGGTGGCGTGCGACGTGATGATGGTGACGGCCGCCCGGGACGTCTCCACGGTGCACGCCGCGATGCAGCACGGCGCCCTGCAGTACCTGGTCAAGCCGTTCAGCTTCGCGGGGCTGCGGGAGAAGCTGGTCGCCTACGCGCAGCTGCGGCACGCGCTGGCCGGACCGGCCGCGCGCGAGGCGGGCCAGGACGAGGTGGACCGGCTCTTCGCCACCCTGCGCGGCACGGCGGCCCCCGCGGCCGCCCTGCCCAAGGGCCACTCGGCGCCCACCACCGACCTGGTGCTCGGTGTGCTCCGCCGCGCCGGCCGCCCGCTCTGCGCCCAGGAGGTCGCGGACGCCACCGGGCTGAGCCGCTCCACCGCGCAGCGCTACCTCAAGCAGCTGGAGCGGGACAGCCGGCTGCGGCTCACCCTGCGTTACGGCGACACCGGGCGGCCCGAGCACCGCTACGTGCTGGCCGTCCGGGCCTGA
- a CDS encoding sensor histidine kinase, with translation MKHPHWPRRVFAQLLLSQTVVTVGVTVLTAGLFLAPVSAELDHDAMQRALSIAQATAGDETIARAAEVRDAATAQRNAEQIRTATGASFVVVTDLDGIRLSHTDPGRIGQRVSTDPEPALAGRSVTAIQEGTLGRTARGKVPLRVADGRIVGEVSVGISDDSIRRRLLKMLTGILLCAGAGLTAGTVATLALARRLKRRTHNIALADISALLVEREAMLHGIREGMVALDERGRIRLANDEAGRLLGLPEEFAGRPIDEVLPPGRLADVLAGRITGADLPAVRDDRVLVVNRMATAEGGAVVTLRDRTELESLVRELDTTRSLTEALRAQDHEHANRMHTLLGLLELGRHDQAVAFISEQSGSHAAAVARIGERVRDPHVAALLAGKAAVAAERGVRLAVAPAAHLPDAVVDTRALVTVLGNLIDNAVDAVAPGGGGQVAVTLVAAGSTLLAEVADSGPGVPAALSERVFEEGWTSKDAPAHRPRGLGLAMVRRLVERTGGRIVLDTGPLGGARFTVELPEALHDDPPAAVAPAPPVPAPPVPAPLVEAR, from the coding sequence ATGAAACACCCCCACTGGCCCCGCCGGGTCTTCGCCCAGCTGCTGCTGAGCCAGACCGTGGTGACCGTCGGCGTCACCGTCCTCACCGCCGGCCTGTTCCTGGCACCGGTCAGCGCCGAACTGGACCACGACGCGATGCAGCGCGCGCTGTCCATCGCCCAGGCCACCGCCGGCGACGAGACGATCGCCCGGGCCGCCGAGGTCCGCGACGCCGCCACCGCCCAGCGCAACGCCGAGCAGATCCGGACGGCCACCGGCGCCAGCTTCGTCGTGGTCACCGACCTGGACGGCATCCGGCTCTCGCACACCGATCCCGGCCGGATCGGCCAGCGGGTCTCCACCGATCCCGAGCCCGCCCTCGCCGGGCGCAGCGTCACCGCCATCCAGGAGGGCACCCTGGGCCGTACCGCGCGCGGCAAGGTCCCGCTGCGGGTCGCCGACGGGCGGATCGTGGGCGAGGTCTCGGTGGGCATCAGCGACGACTCGATCCGTCGGCGGCTGCTGAAGATGCTCACCGGCATCCTGCTCTGCGCGGGCGCCGGGCTGACCGCCGGCACCGTCGCCACGCTGGCGCTGGCCCGCCGGCTGAAGCGCCGCACCCACAACATCGCACTGGCCGACATCTCGGCGCTGCTGGTGGAGCGGGAGGCGATGCTGCACGGCATCCGGGAGGGCATGGTGGCCCTGGACGAACGGGGCCGGATCCGGCTCGCCAACGACGAGGCGGGGCGGCTGCTCGGCCTCCCCGAGGAGTTCGCCGGGCGGCCGATCGACGAGGTGCTGCCGCCGGGCCGACTGGCCGACGTGCTGGCCGGGCGGATCACCGGCGCCGACCTGCCGGCCGTCCGGGACGACCGGGTGCTGGTGGTGAACCGGATGGCGACGGCCGAGGGCGGCGCGGTGGTCACCCTGCGCGACCGCACCGAGCTGGAGTCCCTGGTCCGTGAGCTGGACACCACCCGCAGCCTCACCGAGGCCCTGCGGGCCCAGGACCACGAGCACGCCAACCGGATGCACACCCTGCTCGGCCTGCTGGAGCTCGGCCGCCACGACCAGGCGGTGGCGTTCATCTCCGAGCAGTCGGGCTCGCACGCGGCGGCGGTGGCCCGCATCGGCGAGCGGGTGCGGGACCCGCACGTCGCAGCGCTGCTGGCCGGCAAGGCGGCGGTCGCGGCCGAGCGCGGCGTCCGGCTGGCGGTCGCCCCTGCGGCGCACCTGCCGGACGCGGTGGTGGACACCCGGGCGCTGGTCACGGTGCTCGGCAACCTGATCGACAACGCCGTCGACGCGGTGGCTCCGGGCGGCGGCGGTCAGGTGGCGGTGACCCTGGTGGCGGCCGGGTCCACCCTGCTGGCCGAGGTCGCGGACAGCGGGCCGGGGGTGCCGGCGGCCCTAAGCGAGCGGGTCTTCGAAGAGGGGTGGACCAGCAAGGACGCGCCCGCGCACCGGCCGCGCGGGCTGGGGCTGGCGATGGTGCGGCGGCTGGTCGAACGGACCGGTGGCCGGATCGTGCTCGACACCGGGCCGCTCGGCGGCGCCCGGTTCACCGTCGAGCTCCCCGAGGCCCTGCACGACGACCCCCCGGCCGCGGTCGCCCCCGCACCGCCCGTCCCCGCACCGCCCGTCCCCGCACCGCTCGTGGAGGCCCGATGA
- a CDS encoding ABC transporter ATP-binding protein, which produces MSTTPATGPAPAPAIELTGATKRFRTPSGALHTAVRDLDLTVAQGEFVAVVGPTGCGKSTTLTLVSGLEEPTEGEVRVYGRPVDGIDRKVGFVFQQDAVFPWRTVLSNVTAGPRFRGVPATEARERARDWLARVGLGDFEDRYPHQLSGGMRKRVALAQTFVNDPGILLMDEPFSALDVQTRALMSDQLLELWAGTGSSVVFVTHDLDEAIALADRVVVMTAGPATVKEVFTVDLPRPRTVEAVRLEPRFVELYREIWASLGEEVRITRERGAGRAA; this is translated from the coding sequence ATGAGCACAACCCCGGCGACCGGGCCGGCGCCGGCCCCGGCGATCGAGCTGACCGGCGCCACCAAGCGGTTCCGCACCCCGTCCGGCGCCCTGCACACCGCCGTCCGCGACCTCGACCTGACCGTCGCGCAGGGCGAGTTCGTCGCCGTCGTCGGCCCCACCGGTTGCGGCAAGTCCACCACGCTGACCCTGGTCAGCGGCCTGGAGGAGCCCACCGAGGGCGAGGTCCGGGTGTACGGCCGGCCGGTCGACGGCATCGACCGGAAGGTCGGCTTCGTGTTCCAGCAGGACGCCGTCTTCCCCTGGCGGACCGTGCTGTCCAACGTCACGGCCGGCCCGCGCTTCCGCGGCGTGCCGGCCACCGAGGCCAGGGAGCGGGCCCGCGACTGGCTGGCCCGGGTGGGCCTCGGCGACTTCGAGGACCGCTACCCGCACCAGCTGTCCGGCGGTATGCGCAAGCGCGTCGCGCTCGCCCAGACCTTCGTCAACGACCCCGGCATCCTGCTGATGGACGAGCCGTTCTCGGCGCTGGACGTGCAGACCCGCGCCCTGATGTCCGACCAGCTGCTGGAGTTGTGGGCCGGCACCGGGTCGTCCGTGGTCTTCGTGACCCACGACCTGGACGAGGCGATCGCGCTGGCCGACCGGGTCGTGGTGATGACCGCCGGACCGGCCACGGTCAAGGAGGTCTTCACCGTCGACCTGCCCCGCCCGCGCACCGTGGAGGCGGTCCGACTGGAGCCGAGGTTCGTCGAGTTGTACCGGGAGATCTGGGCGTCACTCGGCGAAGAGGTGCGCATCACCCGGGAGAGAGGAGCGGGTCGTGCCGCTTGA
- a CDS encoding ABC transporter permease, with product MATATRTEARERAARRRRLGIYGARIAVLVAFLGLWELCARTEVVDPFNFSQPTRIWDQIWQWITHGTAQGSLGEQIGYTLYEALTGWVIGVTGGVLLGIALGRIRFLADVFGPYIKVLNAIPRIVLAPIFLIWFGLGPASKVASAVVLVFFPVFFNAFQGAREVDRNLVANARILGADNRRVTLQVVIPAATTWIFTSLHVSFGFALIGAIVGEYIGATKGLGLLVAAAQGTFNAAGVYAAMTILAVVALFTEGLLTFAEKKLFRWKPADSGDGR from the coding sequence GTGGCCACCGCCACCAGGACGGAAGCCCGCGAACGGGCCGCCCGCAGGCGAAGGCTGGGCATCTACGGAGCCCGGATCGCGGTGCTGGTGGCCTTCCTCGGACTCTGGGAGCTGTGCGCCCGCACCGAGGTCGTCGATCCTTTCAACTTCTCCCAGCCGACGAGGATCTGGGACCAGATCTGGCAGTGGATCACCCACGGCACGGCCCAGGGCTCGCTCGGCGAGCAGATCGGCTACACCCTCTACGAGGCCCTGACCGGCTGGGTGATCGGTGTCACCGGAGGCGTGCTGCTGGGCATCGCCCTCGGCCGGATCCGCTTCCTGGCCGACGTGTTCGGGCCCTACATCAAGGTGCTGAACGCCATCCCGCGCATCGTGCTGGCCCCGATCTTCCTGATCTGGTTCGGCCTCGGCCCGGCCTCCAAGGTGGCCTCGGCGGTGGTGCTGGTGTTCTTCCCGGTCTTCTTCAACGCCTTCCAGGGCGCCCGCGAGGTCGACCGCAACCTGGTCGCCAACGCCCGCATCCTGGGCGCCGACAACCGGCGGGTCACCCTTCAGGTGGTCATCCCCGCCGCCACCACGTGGATCTTCACCAGCCTCCACGTCAGCTTCGGCTTCGCGCTGATCGGCGCCATCGTCGGCGAGTACATCGGCGCCACCAAGGGCCTCGGCCTGCTGGTCGCCGCGGCCCAGGGCACCTTCAACGCGGCCGGCGTGTACGCCGCGATGACCATCCTCGCCGTCGTCGCGCTGTTCACCGAGGGGCTGCTGACCTTCGCCGAGAAGAAGCTGTTCCGCTGGAAGCCCGCCGACTCCGGCGACGGCCGCTGA
- a CDS encoding ABC transporter substrate-binding protein, which translates to MRPNPTGRAAAAALAAVLLFPLAACANDAASVSHSGAAPAGQKVDGPTVKIMVGGLDKVIYLPAMLTQRLGFFAEAGVNVELLSEPAGVNATTALLAGDVQGAVGFYDHTIDLQAKGKNVESVVQFSQAPGEVEIVSAKQADAITSGADFKGRKLGVTSIGSSTDFLTKYLAVKNGTAVSEFSPIAVGAGQTFIAALQQGSIDAGMTTDPTVAAVLDKGLGKILYDMRTPEGSRAALGGLYPSSSLYMSSEWVEKNKDTTQKLANAFVRTLKWMAAHTPAEIAEKMPADYAQGGAEQYAAAIGATLPMFTTDGVMPADGPKTVLAVLAAFHPDVKGKEGSIDLARTYTTEFVGKAATG; encoded by the coding sequence ATGCGCCCGAACCCGACCGGCAGAGCTGCCGCCGCCGCCCTCGCCGCCGTCCTGCTGTTCCCGCTCGCCGCCTGCGCCAACGACGCCGCCTCCGTCTCCCACAGCGGAGCCGCCCCGGCCGGGCAGAAGGTCGACGGCCCCACGGTCAAGATCATGGTCGGCGGCCTGGACAAGGTCATCTACCTGCCCGCCATGCTCACCCAGCGCCTCGGGTTCTTCGCCGAGGCCGGAGTCAACGTCGAGCTGCTGAGCGAACCGGCCGGCGTCAACGCCACCACCGCGCTGCTCGCCGGGGACGTCCAGGGCGCGGTCGGCTTCTACGACCACACCATCGACCTCCAGGCGAAGGGCAAGAACGTCGAGTCGGTCGTGCAGTTCTCCCAGGCACCGGGCGAGGTCGAGATCGTCTCCGCCAAGCAGGCCGACGCCATCACCTCGGGCGCCGACTTCAAGGGCAGGAAGCTCGGCGTCACCAGCATCGGCTCCTCCACCGACTTCCTCACCAAGTACCTCGCCGTCAAGAACGGCACTGCGGTCAGCGAGTTCAGCCCGATCGCGGTAGGCGCCGGCCAGACCTTCATCGCCGCGCTCCAGCAGGGCAGCATCGACGCCGGCATGACCACCGACCCGACCGTGGCCGCCGTTCTCGACAAGGGCCTCGGCAAGATCCTCTACGACATGCGGACCCCCGAGGGCTCGCGCGCCGCACTCGGCGGGCTCTACCCCTCGTCCTCGCTCTACATGAGCTCCGAGTGGGTGGAGAAGAACAAGGACACCACCCAGAAGCTCGCCAACGCCTTCGTCAGGACGTTGAAGTGGATGGCCGCGCACACCCCGGCGGAGATCGCCGAGAAGATGCCCGCGGACTACGCGCAGGGCGGCGCCGAGCAGTACGCGGCGGCGATCGGGGCGACCCTGCCGATGTTCACCACGGACGGGGTGATGCCCGCCGACGGGCCGAAGACCGTCCTCGCGGTGCTCGCCGCCTTCCACCCGGACGTCAAGGGCAAGGAGGGCTCCATCGACCTGGCCCGCACCTACACCACGGAGTTCGTCGGCAAGGCCGCCACGGGCTGA
- a CDS encoding sucrase ferredoxin, producing the protein MSTCATVSRELSEPLAATAATATTWLLIEQTGPWGAKALAESHLDAAVGRALEAAAAGTGVRVALIRRPGRHADCLPAARHEVFLAHTVPGRGWVRRGAVTDPAELLGLDFGALGAGEHGGFGAEHVGGPVALVCTNGRRDRCCALLGRPLAAQLTAAGHSEVWEVTHLGGHRFSPTMLVLPYGFAYGRLTAESAKEVLAATASGHMVPEWSRGCSGWERPGQAADHAVRLATGETEVDALTLSQRSAGAGRWLVTVRHRDGRAWEVDVVEGASEPARPESCGKAAGTPSRMDVAAVRALSVQER; encoded by the coding sequence GTGAGCACCTGTGCGACCGTGTCGCGTGAACTGTCGGAGCCGCTGGCCGCCACGGCGGCCACCGCCACCACCTGGCTGCTGATCGAGCAGACCGGGCCGTGGGGCGCGAAGGCGCTCGCGGAGAGCCATCTGGACGCCGCGGTGGGGCGGGCCCTGGAGGCGGCCGCCGCCGGGACGGGCGTGCGGGTGGCGCTGATCCGGCGGCCGGGCCGGCACGCCGACTGCCTGCCGGCCGCGCGGCACGAGGTGTTCCTCGCGCACACCGTGCCGGGTCGCGGCTGGGTGCGCCGGGGGGCGGTCACGGACCCCGCGGAGCTGCTCGGGCTGGACTTCGGGGCGCTGGGGGCGGGCGAGCACGGCGGGTTCGGCGCGGAGCACGTCGGCGGACCGGTGGCCCTGGTGTGCACCAACGGCCGACGGGACCGCTGCTGCGCGCTGCTGGGCCGGCCGCTGGCCGCTCAGCTGACGGCGGCCGGGCACAGCGAGGTGTGGGAGGTGACCCACCTGGGCGGGCACCGCTTCTCCCCCACCATGCTGGTGCTGCCGTACGGCTTCGCCTACGGGCGGCTGACGGCGGAGAGCGCCAAGGAGGTGCTGGCGGCGACGGCCTCCGGGCACATGGTGCCGGAGTGGTCGCGGGGCTGCTCGGGCTGGGAGCGCCCGGGCCAGGCGGCCGACCACGCCGTCCGGCTGGCCACCGGCGAGACCGAGGTGGACGCGCTGACCCTGAGCCAGCGCTCCGCCGGCGCGGGACGCTGGCTGGTGACCGTGCGGCACCGGGACGGCCGGGCCTGGGAGGTGGACGTGGTCGAGGGCGCGAGCGAGCCGGCCCGCCCGGAGAGCTGCGGCAAGGCGGCGGGCACGCCGTCGCGGATGGACGTGGCGGCGGTCCGGGCGCTGTCGGTCCAGGAACGGTGA